ATCGCGTTCCTTGAGCGCGAGGGCGACGCCAGCGAGCGTGCCGCCGGTGCCGCAAGCGCAGGTGAAGGCGTCGATCCGGCCGCCGGTCTGCTCCCAGATCTCGCGCCCGGTGGTGGCGCGATGGCCCTCGCGATTGGCGAGATTGTCGAACTGGTTGGCCCAGACCCCGCCCAACTCCTCGGCGAGCCGGCGCGAGACATGCACGTAATTGCCCGGGTCGCGATAGGGTTTCGCCGGCACCAGCCGGAGATCGGCGCCGATCATGCGGAGAAAGTCGATTTTTTCCCGGCTCTGCGTCTCCGGCATGACGATGACGACGCGGTAGCCGCGGGCATGGCCGACGAGGGCGAGGCCGATGCCGGTATTGCCCGCCGTGCCCTCGACGATCAGCCCGCCGGGGCGAAGCACGCCGCGCGCCTCAGCGTCGGTGATGATCGCGAGCGCCGCGCGATCCTTCACCGAGCCACCCGGGTTCATGAACTCCGCCTTGCCGAGAATGGTGCAGCCGGTCATTTCGGAGGCGCGGCGGAGACGAATGAGCGGCGTCTCGCCG
This portion of the Acidibrevibacterium fodinaquatile genome encodes:
- a CDS encoding cysteine synthase A, encoding MTLSETTRLPPAPRWRPSLSEAIGETPLIRLRRASEMTGCTILGKAEFMNPGGSVKDRAALAIITDAEARGVLRPGGLIVEGTAGNTGIGLALVGHARGYRVVIVMPETQSREKIDFLRMIGADLRLVPAKPYRDPGNYVHVSRRLAEELGGVWANQFDNLANREGHRATTGREIWEQTGGRIDAFTCACGTGGTLAGVALALKERDPKVQIVLADPEGSGLYGWVKANDLSISGSSITEGIGQSRVPANLEGAPIDDALRIPDAEALEAIFTLLIEDGISVGGSAGINIAAAIRLARAMGPGHTIVTILCDGGARYQSKLFNPEFLRAKNLPVPAWLAG